In Nitrosophilus labii, the following proteins share a genomic window:
- a CDS encoding prephenate dehydrogenase: MTAGIVGLGLMGGSLALELKELDFIEKVLGYDKNEEHKKEALKLGLIDEIVDFDDIKKCDVIFLAIPVEGIIEALNKLIDINENTTVIDLGSTKEKIVKNVPKKIRKNFVAAHPMTGTEKFGPEAAFKGLYKDKILVLCNIEDSGEKQKKLSEKIFTDIGMQIVYMDAKEHDKHAAFISHLPHAISYALANSVLKQEDPKSILILAAGGFRDMSRLAKSSPNMWTDIFKQNRENLLLSIEVFKKELKYAQKLIEEESWEELKEWMKTATTLHKIL; encoded by the coding sequence ATGACTGCTGGAATAGTTGGTTTAGGGCTTATGGGAGGCTCATTGGCTTTAGAACTGAAAGAGTTAGATTTTATAGAGAAAGTTTTAGGATATGATAAAAACGAAGAACATAAAAAAGAGGCGTTGAAACTAGGCCTCATAGATGAAATTGTTGACTTTGATGATATAAAAAAATGTGACGTAATATTTTTGGCTATTCCCGTAGAAGGCATAATAGAAGCTTTAAACAAACTTATCGATATCAACGAGAATACTACTGTCATAGATTTAGGAAGTACAAAAGAGAAAATTGTAAAAAATGTTCCTAAAAAGATAAGAAAAAACTTCGTAGCAGCACACCCTATGACAGGAACTGAAAAGTTCGGCCCTGAAGCTGCATTTAAAGGACTCTACAAAGATAAAATACTGGTTTTATGCAATATAGAAGATAGTGGAGAAAAACAGAAAAAGCTATCCGAAAAGATATTTACTGATATAGGTATGCAGATAGTTTATATGGATGCAAAAGAACATGACAAACATGCAGCATTTATAAGCCATCTTCCTCATGCCATCAGCTACGCATTAGCAAACAGCGTACTCAAGCAAGAAGATCCAAAAAGTATCTTGATTCTTGCTGCAGGCGGTTTTAGAGATATGAGCCGCCTTGCAAAAAGTTCCCCAAACATGTGGACGGATATTTTCAAACAAAATAGAGAAAATCTTCTGCTATCCATTGAGGTTTTCAAAAAAGAGCTCAAATATGCACAAAAACTTATAGAAGAAGAGAGTTGGGAAGAGCTTAAAGAGTGGATGAAAACAGCCACCACTTTGCATAAGATTTTATAA
- the bamA gene encoding outer membrane protein assembly factor BamA, protein MKKSVWSLLLLSSLILQAKNIKEIKFEGLIHLSSTIAEEIVGLHPGSELDIKKIDIAIKKFYEQGYFKDIWVTEEDGILTFHFVEKPMISKIDVTGYLESKKEELPQILGIKKGDIYDEEKIEEAKLKIIQKAREEGYYDTVVEVETKTLPNGSIEVDFLVNKGENIIIRKLEICGLRAFDKDEIEDIVANRERDFFGWMLGFDDGKLKMDQIEYDSARIKDLYMREGYLDAKVSNPFLRVDFNTYNAKLLYHVKEGEPYTVEDIKIFLTQPVIEPKKLLEEMKLKKGKIFNIERLRRDMQKIKEHIADLGYAYVRVIPDFKKNSKNHTTIVEYTVIPGKKVYIHDVIISGNQRTLDRVIRREIYLAPGDLYSLTDLKDSKNALKRTGFFQDVTIEERRVSENEIDLLVKVKEMPTGNIMVGGGYGSYEGVILNASISDRNIFGSGINTSLSVDYSSKSLRFNFGIYNPRIFDSDYSLSLNFYNTTYQSYDYTQKRKGASVGLGKQLSRYLRGSVTYKYEENELSDVTFDSIYFPEGKYIKSAIVPAFYWDNTDDFYVPRHGIASSVSVEYAGIGGDDKYLKSYAKFAYYYGLEDIIDYDLVLRYKARVGYISDLGYLPVNEKFYIGGIRSVRGYSSGSISPVDTEGRLIGGKQTFSNSIEASIPLINSARMRLTFFYDYGMIGEESFNEISRSGAGAAIEWLSPMGPIQLIFSTPLNDKPGDRTSSLEFSMGTKF, encoded by the coding sequence ATGAAAAAAAGTGTTTGGTCTTTGTTACTATTATCCTCTTTGATTCTACAAGCTAAAAACATAAAAGAGATTAAATTTGAAGGGCTTATTCATCTATCTTCAACTATCGCGGAAGAGATAGTCGGACTTCATCCTGGCAGTGAACTGGATATAAAAAAAATAGATATAGCTATAAAAAAATTTTATGAACAGGGCTATTTTAAAGATATTTGGGTAACGGAAGAGGATGGAATTCTAACTTTTCATTTTGTTGAAAAGCCTATGATCTCTAAAATAGATGTTACGGGATATTTAGAGAGCAAGAAAGAGGAGCTTCCTCAGATTTTAGGTATTAAAAAGGGCGATATTTATGATGAGGAGAAGATAGAAGAGGCCAAACTTAAAATCATACAAAAAGCGAGAGAAGAAGGTTACTACGATACTGTAGTTGAGGTAGAGACGAAAACTTTGCCAAATGGAAGTATAGAAGTCGATTTTCTAGTAAACAAGGGTGAAAATATTATTATTAGAAAACTAGAAATTTGTGGTTTAAGGGCTTTTGATAAAGATGAGATAGAAGATATCGTAGCAAACAGAGAACGCGACTTTTTTGGTTGGATGTTGGGATTTGACGACGGTAAGCTAAAAATGGATCAGATAGAATATGACAGTGCTAGGATCAAAGACCTATATATGAGAGAGGGGTATCTAGATGCTAAAGTGAGCAATCCATTTTTAAGAGTGGATTTTAACACTTATAACGCTAAACTTCTTTATCACGTTAAAGAGGGAGAACCTTATACTGTAGAAGATATAAAGATATTTTTGACCCAACCGGTTATAGAGCCTAAAAAACTTTTGGAAGAGATGAAACTAAAAAAAGGAAAAATATTTAACATAGAAAGATTAAGACGCGATATGCAAAAAATTAAAGAGCATATTGCAGATCTTGGGTATGCCTATGTTAGGGTAATTCCTGATTTTAAAAAAAATTCTAAAAATCATACAACTATAGTTGAATATACTGTAATTCCTGGAAAAAAAGTATATATTCATGATGTTATAATCTCTGGCAATCAAAGAACTTTAGATAGGGTAATAAGAAGAGAGATCTACCTAGCGCCTGGAGATCTTTATAGTTTAACAGATTTGAAAGATTCCAAAAACGCTCTTAAAAGAACAGGTTTTTTTCAAGATGTAACTATCGAGGAGAGACGTGTAAGCGAAAATGAAATTGATCTTTTGGTAAAAGTTAAAGAGATGCCAACAGGAAATATAATGGTTGGTGGTGGTTACGGCTCTTATGAAGGCGTAATTTTAAATGCAAGCATATCTGATAGAAACATATTTGGTAGTGGAATAAATACCTCTTTATCAGTTGACTACTCATCTAAATCATTAAGATTTAATTTTGGTATCTACAATCCTAGAATTTTTGATAGCGATTACAGTTTAAGTCTTAATTTCTATAATACTACGTATCAATCGTACGACTATACCCAAAAAAGGAAGGGTGCTTCTGTAGGATTAGGTAAGCAGTTATCAAGATATCTTAGAGGTTCTGTTACCTACAAATACGAAGAGAATGAGTTAAGTGATGTAACTTTTGATAGTATATATTTTCCGGAAGGAAAATATATAAAAAGTGCTATTGTACCTGCATTTTATTGGGATAATACTGATGATTTTTATGTTCCAAGACACGGTATCGCCTCTTCTGTATCTGTTGAGTATGCAGGAATAGGAGGAGATGATAAATATTTGAAAAGTTATGCAAAATTTGCTTATTATTATGGTCTTGAAGATATTATAGACTATGATCTTGTATTAAGATATAAAGCAAGAGTAGGCTATATATCTGATCTTGGTTATCTACCTGTAAACGAAAAATTTTATATAGGTGGAATAAGAAGCGTTAGAGGATACTCTTCTGGTTCTATTTCACCCGTAGATACTGAAGGCAGACTTATCGGGGGAAAACAGACTTTTTCCAACTCTATAGAAGCAAGTATTCCTTTGATAAATTCTGCAAGAATGAGACTTACATTTTTTTATGATTACGGAATGATAGGTGAAGAGAGTTTTAACGAAATTTCAAGAAGCGGTGCTGGGGCTGCAATAGAGTGGCTTTCTCCTATGGGACCTATACAGCTTATTTTCTCGACACCGCTTAATGACAAACCTGGTGATAGAACCTCGAGTTTAGAATTTAGTATGGGTACGAAATTTTAA
- a CDS encoding Ppx/GppA phosphatase family protein, translated as MAKRTAIIDIGSNSARMIIIERTSRFGFYLIEEVKSRVRISEGAYENGGLLQPHAMERAFNAIKEFLNIAKALKSRKILCVATSALRDAPNKNVFLNRVKKELKLNIKVIDGRKEALLGAIAASNLLPINSGITIDIGGGSTELALIKDSKIIETVSLNLGTVRLKELFFDKNLDFKEAISFIQEELKKVPKTFIEHTAIGIGGTIRALSKSIMQKNEYPLDKLHGFEYELNSEKKYLEKLIFAPTGKLKKYYIKKDRYDTIKEGVLIFVEVLKYIKAQKVITSGVGVREGFFLYDLLRNTNFSLPKNFNPSVKSLLDRFCLNKKASRCFYKNASKIYNTLFEEFDKKREYEKHLLIASKLSNIGIKIDFYEHHKHSSYIILNDLEYGVTHKDIVLISTLVRFHKKKLPGNSFIKDFKKLLPPIHILNWLSFILTLAEVINKDMSCPKFEIEYKKGVLKIKSDSLLYLAKEEIKSLEKPAPFAIIFEKPQSDKATK; from the coding sequence ATGGCTAAAAGAACCGCAATAATTGACATCGGTTCTAACTCAGCCAGAATGATAATAATCGAGAGAACCAGTAGATTTGGTTTTTATCTCATTGAAGAAGTAAAAAGCAGAGTAAGGATTAGTGAAGGAGCCTATGAAAATGGCGGTTTACTTCAACCTCATGCTATGGAAAGGGCTTTTAACGCTATAAAAGAGTTTTTAAATATAGCAAAAGCTTTGAAATCAAGAAAAATTTTATGTGTTGCTACTTCTGCACTTCGGGATGCCCCAAATAAAAATGTTTTTCTTAACAGAGTTAAAAAAGAGCTTAAACTCAATATAAAAGTAATTGACGGAAGAAAAGAGGCTCTTTTAGGAGCTATTGCTGCTTCTAATCTTTTGCCTATTAACAGCGGAATAACCATAGATATAGGTGGCGGTTCTACTGAACTTGCCTTGATCAAAGATTCAAAAATTATAGAAACAGTCTCATTGAATCTCGGAACAGTTAGATTAAAAGAACTCTTTTTTGATAAAAATTTAGATTTTAAGGAAGCTATATCTTTTATCCAAGAAGAGCTCAAAAAAGTACCTAAAACTTTTATAGAACATACTGCGATAGGCATAGGCGGTACTATAAGAGCTTTATCTAAATCGATAATGCAAAAAAACGAATATCCTTTAGATAAACTGCACGGTTTCGAATATGAACTTAATAGTGAGAAAAAGTATCTTGAAAAACTTATTTTTGCACCTACAGGAAAACTAAAAAAATATTATATAAAAAAAGATAGATACGATACTATAAAAGAAGGTGTTTTAATCTTTGTAGAAGTATTAAAATATATTAAAGCACAAAAAGTTATCACAAGTGGAGTAGGAGTAAGAGAGGGATTTTTCTTGTACGATCTTCTTCGAAACACAAATTTTTCGCTCCCCAAAAACTTCAATCCAAGTGTAAAAAGTCTTTTAGATAGATTCTGTTTAAACAAAAAAGCAAGTAGATGTTTTTACAAAAATGCCTCAAAAATTTATAATACTCTGTTTGAAGAGTTTGACAAAAAAAGAGAATATGAAAAACATCTACTAATAGCCTCAAAACTTTCAAATATCGGGATAAAGATAGATTTTTACGAACATCACAAACATAGTTCATATATTATTTTAAATGATCTCGAATATGGAGTTACGCACAAAGATATAGTATTGATTTCAACATTGGTTAGATTTCACAAAAAAAAGCTTCCTGGAAATAGTTTTATAAAAGATTTTAAAAAACTTCTACCACCCATTCATATATTAAATTGGCTTAGCTTTATACTAACCCTAGCAGAAGTTATAAACAAAGATATGAGTTGTCCTAAATTTGAAATTGAGTATAAAAAAGGAGTACTTAAGATCAAGTCTGACTCTTTGCTATATCTTGCAAAAGAGGAGATCAAATCTTTAGAAAAACCGGCACCCTTTGCTATCATTTTTGAAAAACCACAAAGTGATAAAGCAACAAAATAA
- a CDS encoding YfhL family 4Fe-4S dicluster ferredoxin, producing MSLMITDECIACDACREECPTEAIEEGDPIYIIDPDRCTECVGFYDEPACIAVCPVECIVPDPDNMETIAELKLKYEQIIKEKED from the coding sequence ATGTCTTTAATGATTACTGATGAGTGCATTGCATGTGACGCTTGTAGAGAAGAGTGCCCGACAGAAGCTATCGAAGAAGGTGATCCAATCTATATAATAGATCCAGACAGATGCACGGAATGTGTAGGATTTTACGATGAACCAGCTTGCATAGCGGTATGTCCAGTAGAGTGCATTGTACCTGATCCTGATAACATGGAAACAATAGCGGAACTTAAACTCAAATATGAACAAATTATAAAAGAAAAAGAAGATTAA
- a CDS encoding sensor histidine kinase: MLASAALIAIFSTILYSYIRHSLYQELEEGLIRQAKYIVTNIPNQHAGDKIDSFYLQNTLDIHVEVISKPPNINSIHFAVLKKNKQVYAILYYPYNFREQTFLKITKNITSISHLLNKIHRIIIFANILGFALIIIYAFLISKMLTTYITNFTKKLADMNENMLKPIKIENLPVEFQPLGRSINMLINRIQTFVKYQKELFIGVAHELKTPLAVMKLKNEVTLIKKRSPEEYIDTIKLNIKTINEMNKMIENVLKIGRQEGDHFEPPVEMDVINYLKEKANNYKLLAEQENKELIIKLKPEKYKTMIQPTLVNHILQNFIQNAIKFTPEGGKIVLKSNPVEDGLKIEVIDEGPGIDEKLDLFAPFKRSGEKSGVGLGLFLAKSAADAMGATIEIKNREDKKGAVATLIIPSTLACPIC; the protein is encoded by the coding sequence GTGCTGGCTTCGGCCGCACTAATTGCCATATTTTCCACCATTTTATACAGCTACATTAGACACTCTTTATACCAAGAACTAGAAGAGGGATTAATAAGACAAGCAAAATATATAGTAACAAATATTCCAAACCAACACGCCGGAGACAAAATAGATAGTTTTTATCTTCAAAATACTTTAGATATTCATGTAGAAGTAATATCAAAACCTCCTAATATAAATAGCATACATTTTGCAGTTTTAAAAAAAAATAAACAGGTTTACGCGATACTCTACTACCCTTACAATTTTAGAGAACAGACGTTTTTAAAAATTACGAAAAATATTACTTCCATATCTCATCTCTTAAACAAAATTCACAGAATTATAATATTTGCCAATATTTTAGGTTTTGCTTTAATCATTATATACGCTTTTTTAATCTCAAAAATGCTAACTACCTATATAACCAACTTTACGAAAAAACTAGCAGATATGAACGAAAATATGTTAAAACCGATTAAAATTGAAAATCTTCCTGTTGAGTTTCAACCACTCGGACGCTCTATAAATATGCTTATAAACAGAATACAAACATTTGTAAAATACCAAAAAGAGTTATTTATAGGAGTTGCTCATGAACTCAAAACTCCTTTGGCAGTCATGAAACTAAAAAATGAAGTAACTCTCATTAAAAAAAGAAGTCCAGAAGAGTATATAGATACTATAAAACTCAATATAAAAACAATCAACGAAATGAATAAAATGATCGAAAATGTTCTAAAAATAGGAAGACAAGAAGGTGATCATTTCGAACCGCCAGTTGAGATGGACGTTATAAACTATTTAAAAGAGAAAGCAAACAACTATAAGCTTTTAGCAGAACAAGAAAACAAGGAACTTATAATAAAACTAAAACCGGAAAAATATAAAACAATGATTCAGCCTACACTTGTTAACCATATTTTGCAAAATTTCATACAAAATGCGATTAAGTTTACTCCTGAAGGCGGAAAAATTGTTTTAAAAAGTAACCCAGTAGAAGATGGATTGAAAATCGAAGTTATTGACGAAGGACCTGGAATAGACGAAAAATTAGATCTTTTTGCACCCTTTAAAAGAAGCGGTGAAAAAAGCGGTGTAGGACTAGGGCTTTTCTTAGCAAAAAGTGCAGCAGATGCAATGGGTGCTACAATAGAGATCAAAAACAGAGAAGATAAAAAAGGTGCTGTTGCTACATTAATAATACCTTCTACTCTTGCTTGCCCTATTTGTTAA
- the hsrA gene encoding homeostatic response regulator transcription factor HsrA, whose translation MRILIVEDEVTLNKTLAEGLKEFGYQSDVAENLKDALYYLDIRNYDLILADWMLPDGSGLELVTQVKQSSPKTIVLVLSARDDKESEIEALKAGADDYIRKPFDFDVLIARIEARLRFGGSNIIEIEDLIINPEEEKITYKDKEIELKGKPFEVLTHLARHKDQIVSKEQLLDAIWEEPELVTPNVIEVAINQIRQKLDKPLGITTIETVRRRGYRFCFPRGA comes from the coding sequence ATGAGAATCTTAATAGTAGAAGATGAAGTAACGCTTAATAAAACTCTTGCGGAAGGGCTAAAAGAGTTTGGTTATCAAAGTGATGTTGCGGAAAATCTCAAAGATGCATTATACTATTTAGATATTAGAAACTATGATCTGATTTTAGCTGACTGGATGTTACCAGACGGAAGCGGTTTAGAGCTTGTAACACAAGTAAAACAGAGTAGTCCAAAAACTATTGTTTTGGTATTGTCTGCTAGAGACGATAAAGAGAGCGAAATCGAAGCACTTAAAGCAGGAGCAGATGATTACATAAGAAAACCTTTTGATTTTGATGTTTTGATAGCTAGAATAGAAGCTAGACTTAGGTTTGGAGGAAGCAATATTATCGAAATCGAAGATCTAATTATCAACCCCGAAGAAGAAAAAATAACCTACAAAGATAAAGAAATAGAACTTAAAGGAAAACCTTTTGAGGTTCTTACACATCTTGCAAGGCATAAAGACCAAATTGTATCTAAAGAGCAGCTTCTTGACGCTATCTGGGAAGAACCTGAACTGGTAACTCCAAACGTTATAGAAGTTGCGATTAACCAAATAAGACAAAAACTAGATAAACCTTTAGGAATAACTACAATAGAAACGGTTAGAAGACGAGGTTATAGATTTTGCTTTCCAAGAGGAGCATAA
- a CDS encoding dihydroneopterin aldolase, whose amino-acid sequence MKIVIENLEFETIIGILDFEREKEQKIVIDMEIEYNYKNKEFVDYTKIADFTVQHIKKNRFYLIEEALESLTDNLKKLYPQITSIKTSLKKPDILKNCSVGIVLEKNF is encoded by the coding sequence ATGAAAATAGTGATAGAAAATCTAGAATTTGAAACCATTATAGGGATTCTTGATTTTGAGAGGGAAAAAGAACAAAAAATCGTTATAGATATGGAGATAGAGTACAACTATAAAAATAAGGAGTTTGTAGATTATACAAAAATTGCAGATTTTACCGTACAACATATCAAAAAAAACAGATTTTACTTAATAGAAGAGGCTCTTGAAAGCTTAACTGACAATCTAAAAAAACTATATCCTCAAATAACCTCCATTAAAACTTCACTAAAAAAACCAGATATCCTCAAAAACTGCAGTGTTGGAATTGTTTTAGAAAAAAACTTCTAA
- the plsY gene encoding glycerol-3-phosphate 1-O-acyltransferase PlsY, which produces MDFFTNINVQFYILAYIIGGIPFGLILAKTFTGTNIKEAGSKSIGATNVLRVLKEKDPKLARKLAIATVILDALKGVVVILLAKAIGLSYAAQWAIAVLSVLGHCFSPFLKFEGGKGVATGVGVLLLMLPIETLLALVAWAITAKTTKISSLASLSGLFVLIISSFIIHPEIPHIKSHAPILLIAAIVVYKHIPNIVRLIKREEKAAV; this is translated from the coding sequence ATGGATTTTTTTACAAATATCAACGTTCAATTTTATATATTGGCATATATTATAGGAGGCATACCATTTGGTCTAATTCTAGCCAAGACCTTTACTGGTACCAATATCAAAGAGGCAGGTAGCAAAAGTATAGGAGCTACAAACGTATTAAGAGTACTTAAGGAAAAGGATCCAAAATTAGCAAGAAAATTGGCTATCGCGACAGTCATTTTAGATGCCTTAAAAGGGGTCGTCGTAATTCTTTTGGCAAAGGCGATAGGACTCTCATACGCAGCCCAATGGGCAATAGCTGTATTATCGGTACTTGGACACTGTTTTAGCCCTTTTTTGAAATTTGAAGGTGGAAAAGGAGTAGCTACAGGTGTTGGGGTACTGCTGTTAATGCTTCCAATTGAGACTTTATTGGCTCTTGTAGCTTGGGCAATTACTGCAAAAACTACAAAAATCTCATCATTGGCATCACTAAGTGGCCTTTTTGTTTTAATTATCTCAAGTTTTATAATTCACCCTGAAATACCTCATATTAAATCCCACGCTCCTATATTATTAATAGCTGCGATCGTAGTTTACAAACATATACCGAACATAGTCAGACTCATAAAACGAGAGGAGAAAGCCGCAGTATGA
- the nadA gene encoding quinolinate synthase NadA, with product MQEEIKQLKKELSVTIVAHYYQKDEVFEIADITGDSLELAKRSKESDSEFILFCGVGFMGQSVKILDPKKRVVMPRIACCAMARMIDSTYFDQSVEYMMEYGIKKEDILPVTYINSGAEVKAKVGKMGGMVCTSSSAKKIIQKALETGKKILFVPDKCLGQNIAWMMGLKSCVIGEGGCDPKEADIICFNGFCSVHQLFEVEDVEFYRKRYPGIKIAVHPECKPEVCKVADFVGSTSQLLHYVKSLPIEQKVAVGTEYNFVHRLREKNTYVLSSTKPECPTMNETTLQDVVDVLRAIRDNKPFNEIFIEEDTRKWANIALERMFEYYK from the coding sequence ATGCAAGAGGAGATCAAACAACTCAAAAAAGAGCTTTCCGTTACGATAGTAGCACACTATTATCAAAAAGATGAGGTGTTTGAAATTGCAGATATTACAGGGGATAGTTTAGAGCTTGCAAAAAGATCCAAAGAGAGTGATAGCGAATTTATACTTTTTTGCGGCGTTGGTTTCATGGGGCAAAGTGTCAAAATACTAGATCCAAAAAAAAGAGTTGTAATGCCAAGAATAGCATGTTGTGCTATGGCAAGAATGATAGATTCTACATATTTTGATCAATCAGTCGAGTATATGATGGAATACGGGATAAAAAAAGAGGATATTTTGCCTGTAACTTATATAAACTCTGGTGCGGAAGTAAAAGCTAAAGTGGGTAAAATGGGCGGTATGGTATGTACTAGTAGTAGTGCCAAAAAGATAATCCAAAAGGCTTTGGAAACTGGGAAAAAAATCCTTTTCGTTCCAGATAAGTGCCTAGGGCAAAATATAGCATGGATGATGGGACTTAAATCTTGCGTTATAGGCGAGGGAGGATGCGATCCAAAAGAGGCTGATATCATCTGTTTCAATGGTTTTTGTTCGGTACATCAGCTTTTCGAAGTCGAAGATGTAGAGTTTTACAGAAAGAGATATCCTGGGATAAAAATAGCTGTTCACCCTGAGTGCAAACCTGAAGTTTGCAAAGTAGCGGATTTTGTTGGTTCTACAAGTCAGCTTCTTCATTATGTAAAATCTTTGCCGATAGAACAAAAAGTTGCTGTAGGAACTGAGTACAATTTTGTTCATAGACTAAGAGAAAAAAATACCTATGTTCTTTCTTCAACAAAACCTGAATGCCCTACTATGAACGAAACCACTTTGCAAGATGTAGTGGATGTTTTGAGAGCCATCAGGGATAACAAGCCGTTCAACGAGATTTTTATAGAAGAAGATACTAGAAAATGGGCAAACATAGCATTAGAGAGAATGTTTGAGTATTACAAATAA
- the nadC gene encoding carboxylating nicotinate-nucleotide diphosphorylase — translation MFIEDFARDVLAEDIGRGDLFEKIAEPVYAEAKIVAKSEGVLAGVIYAQAILKYLDLESEWFKKDGDEFEKGDIIAKIKGKSVSLLKCERAVLNTILHASSIATNTKKYVNRLKDSGIKILDTRKTRPLLREFEKYAVLCGGGINHRLGLDDCLMLKDTHLKTVKDLKSFVKKAREKIPFTSKIEIECEDFDMARSAMEAGADIVMCDNMDIEEIKRVTTFRDENYPHVLIEASGNVTLENIDRFIGSGVDAISSGSLVHQAKWPDISMKIESANV, via the coding sequence ATGTTTATTGAAGATTTTGCAAGAGATGTTTTAGCTGAAGATATAGGCAGAGGCGATCTTTTTGAAAAAATTGCTGAACCGGTATATGCTGAAGCTAAAATTGTTGCAAAAAGTGAAGGTGTTTTGGCTGGAGTAATATACGCTCAAGCAATTTTGAAATATCTAGATTTGGAATCTGAATGGTTTAAAAAAGATGGAGATGAGTTTGAGAAAGGTGATATCATAGCTAAAATAAAAGGTAAATCTGTTTCTCTTTTAAAATGTGAAAGAGCTGTTTTAAACACTATTTTACACGCAAGCTCTATAGCTACCAATACAAAAAAATATGTAAACAGACTCAAAGATAGTGGCATTAAAATACTTGATACCAGAAAGACTAGGCCGCTTTTGAGGGAGTTTGAAAAGTATGCGGTACTTTGCGGAGGGGGGATTAACCACAGATTGGGTCTTGATGACTGTTTGATGCTAAAAGATACTCATCTTAAAACCGTAAAAGATCTTAAAAGTTTCGTTAAAAAGGCGAGAGAAAAGATTCCTTTTACATCTAAGATAGAGATTGAGTGTGAAGATTTTGATATGGCAAGAAGTGCTATGGAAGCTGGAGCCGATATAGTGATGTGTGACAATATGGATATTGAGGAGATAAAAAGAGTAACGACTTTTAGAGATGAAAATTATCCGCATGTTTTGATAGAAGCTAGTGGAAACGTAACTTTGGAAAATATAGATAGATTTATAGGAAGTGGTGTTGATGCTATAAGTTCAGGAAGTCTGGTTCATCAAGCAAAATGGCCAGATATTTCTATGAAGATTGAGAGTGCCAATGTATAA
- a CDS encoding DHH family phosphoesterase, with amino-acid sequence MYKEAYEVIKNSKSIVLISHINPDGDALGSSLALLPVLKKMNKKVRVVNVTKNLPSNLDFLPGFKEVKRELPKNYDLIISFDCGSFDRLGIETKEAKLINFDHHISNTRYGDINLIEPDFSSTGEVVYKFLKENGIEIPKESALCIYTAVVSDTGFFQYESVNERVFLMASELVKLGVEPDFVAKMLNEREPLSKIRLIAKILDTLTLYLDAKVAVVKLTQKMLKETGANISHAENASNMARSLATVEVGVLLREEEDGRIKVSLRSKNYVDVSKIAKMFDGGGHKRAAGFTSRYSEFESVLKELLEVLKKEL; translated from the coding sequence ATGTATAAAGAAGCATATGAGGTTATTAAAAACTCAAAAAGTATAGTTTTGATCTCTCATATTAATCCTGACGGTGATGCTCTTGGTAGTTCATTGGCTCTACTGCCTGTTTTGAAAAAGATGAACAAAAAGGTAAGAGTGGTTAACGTAACTAAAAACTTACCTTCAAATCTGGATTTTTTGCCCGGTTTTAAAGAGGTAAAAAGAGAACTTCCTAAAAATTATGATTTGATTATCTCTTTTGATTGTGGAAGTTTTGATAGGTTGGGTATTGAGACAAAAGAGGCAAAACTGATCAATTTTGATCATCATATCTCCAATACAAGATATGGGGATATAAATCTCATTGAACCAGATTTCTCATCTACTGGAGAAGTGGTTTATAAGTTTTTAAAGGAAAACGGTATTGAGATCCCAAAAGAGAGTGCTTTATGCATCTATACCGCTGTGGTTAGCGATACCGGTTTTTTTCAGTATGAGAGTGTCAATGAAAGAGTCTTTTTAATGGCTTCTGAACTTGTGAAATTGGGTGTTGAACCTGATTTCGTTGCAAAGATGTTAAACGAGAGAGAACCTTTAAGCAAGATAAGATTAATAGCCAAAATTTTAGATACTTTAACTCTCTATCTTGATGCTAAAGTTGCTGTTGTAAAACTGACTCAAAAAATGTTAAAAGAGACTGGAGCCAATATCAGTCATGCGGAAAATGCTTCAAATATGGCTAGAAGTTTGGCTACTGTTGAAGTAGGGGTTCTTTTGAGAGAGGAAGAGGATGGTCGCATTAAAGTTTCTTTGAGATCAAAAAACTATGTGGATGTGAGTAAAATTGCTAAAATGTTTGATGGAGGAGGCCATAAAAGGGCGGCAGGATTTACCAGCCGATACAGTGAGTTTGAATCTGTTTTGAAAGAACTTTTAGAAGTGTTGAAAAAGGAGTTGTAG